Part of the Desulforegula conservatrix Mb1Pa genome is shown below.
AGGTTGTGTCTGCATCAAGGCCCGGAGGAAGCCAGAAAGGCGGAGTTGTCTGGCATACCCAGGGGTCTGGAAAAAGCATCACCATGACATGCTTTGCTGCACGGGTAATGCGCGAAGAAGCAATGGAAAACCCGACCATTGTTGTCATTACAGACAGAAACGATCTGGACGGGCAATTATTCGGAGTTTTTTCTCTGTCTCAAGACCTTCTCCGTGAGCAGCCGGTTCAAGGTGAAACAAGGCAGGACTTAAGAGCCAAGCTTTCCAACAGGCCATCAGGCGGAATTGTTTTTGCAACCATTCAGAAATTCATGCCAGGCGAAGATGAAGACAGCTTCCCTGTACTTTCGGACAGACACAATATCGTTGTAATAGCTGACGAAGCTCACCGCACCCAATACGGCTTTGAAGCCAAATTCAAGGGTGATGCCAAAGGGTATCAGGTGGGATATGCCCAGCATCTGCGGGACGCTCTGCCCAATGCGACTTTTGTTGCTTTTACCGGAACGCCTGTATCATCTGAAGATAGGGACACGCGGGCAGTATTCGGCGATTATATCCATATTTATGACATGCAGCAGGCAAAGGACGACGGCGCGACTGTGGCCATATATTTCGAGTCCCGCCTTGCCAAGCTGGGGCTGAATGCGGATATGTTGCCGGACATCGACGAAGAAGTGGACGAACTGGCTGAAGATGAGGAAGACGATCAGCAAGCCAAGCTTAAAAGCAAATGGGCGGCCCTTGAAAAAGTAGTCGGTGCTGATCCGCGTATCAAACAGGTTGCGGCTGATCTTGTCGAACATTTTGATGAACGTAATAAGGCCCAAACCGGCAAGGCAATGATAGTCGCCATGAGCCGTGATATATGCGTCCATCTTTATGATGCTATTATTGCCCTGCGTCCTGAATGGCACGATGAAGACCCTGAAAAGGGCATGATCAAAGTGATAATGACGGGTTCTGCAAGTGACAAGCCTTTGCTGAGACCGCATATATATTCCAAACAGATAAAGAAGCGCCTCGAAAAACGGTTCAAGGCTCCTGACGATCCGATGCGTCTTGTAATAGTCCGTGACATGTGGCTGACCGGCTTTGACGCGCCATGCGTTCATACCATGTATGTGGACAAACCAATGAAGGGCCATAATCTGATGCAGGCCATAGCCCGCGTCAATCGAGTATTTCGGGACAAGCAGGGGGGACTTGTTGTCGATTACATCGGAATTGCAAATGATCTGAAACAGGCTCTCAAAGAATATACAGCAAGCTCCGGGCGCGGTCGTCCGACAGTCGATGCCCATGAAGCATTTGCTGTGTTGGAAGAAAAACTCGATGTGCTGCGTTCCATGCTCCACGATTTCGATTACAGCGATTTTCTAACTAGCGGTCACAGCCTTCTGGCTAAAACTGCCAATCATGTGCTGGGACTTAAAGACGGAAAAAAACGGTTTGGCGATACTGCTCTTGCAATGTCCAAGGCTTTTACGCTTTGCTGTACTCTTGATGAAGCCAAGGCCGTGCGTGAAGAAGTGGCTTTTTTCCAGGCCGTGAAGGTTCTTCTGACCAAAAAGGAAATCAGCAGCAAGAAAAGAGCAGACGAAGAGCGTGAAATGGCTATACGGCAGATCATAGGATCAGCTCTGGTATCTGAAGACGTTGTGGATATTTTCGATGCCGTGGGTCTGGATAAGCCGAATATCGGTATTCTGGATGATGATTTTTTGAATGAAGTACGCAACCTTCCGGAACGCAATCTGGCTGTGGAGCTTCTGGAAAGACTTCTTGAAGGCGAGATAAAAACTCGCTTTGCAACCAATGTCGTACAACAGGCCAAATTTTCAGAGCTTCTTGCAAATGTAATCCTTCGATATCAGAACAGAGCCATAGAAACAGCCCAGGTGATGGAAGAACTCATTGCAATGGCTAAAAAGTTTCAGGAGGCTGTTGGCCGCGGCGAAGAACTCGGCCTGAATGCTGATGAACTGGCCTTTTATGATGCCTTGGCAAACAATGAGGAAGCAGTGCTTGAGATGGGTGATGAGGTTTTGAAGAAAATAGCCCATGAGCTGGCTGAAAATTTACGCAAAAATATCAGCGTTGACTGGTCTGTGCGTGACAGCGTGCGGGCAAGTCTGAGGCTGATGGTTAAACGCATTCTGAGGAAATACAAATATCCGCCGTCAAAGCAGGAAGAGGCTATAAAATTGGTATTGGAGCAAGCTGAGACTCTGAGTGCTGAGTGGGTTCTATAACGCTTAATATTATATTTTTCGGTATATGTGTTTCAAATGTATGAAATTAAGTAAAGATAAAATTGAACGTATTTTTTATTCTGTAGAAATTTCGGAATGGGACAAAACAGAAGAACTATGCTCTTATATTCAATCTGTAAGCCCTCCGTCTTATATGGTTAAAATGGCACTACAATGTTGGTTGGGTAAAGAATTATATTCTTGTGGAGACAAATCCGATTGGGAAGTTTGCATTTACTATAAAAACAAAAAATGGATTATTTCTGATTGGAAACGATATAAATGGAGACTTTTTGGCCCTGATGATAGTGAAAAAGAATCAAAAGAAATAGAAAAGAAACTTATTGCCGCAGCAAAAATTCTTAACAAAGATATTCAAAAAATAGCAGAAGATGAATTTCGTAATGATAATATATCAATATATAATCAGTTTTGGAGAATCAAAGCTTTTTATAGTTACTTTTTAGATAATTCAAGAAAGACATTAAAAGCTAAAGGAAAATCTTCTGGTAAGAAACATAAAAAACCTGAAAAAATACTTTCTGATATACTCAATCAAGCTGTTCTGAAAGGTAAGAAAATAGAATATAATTTAATATCAGCAATTATTTTCTTTTTTTCTTTAACTGAACTAATTTTTGATTCATGTTTTTCTCTCAATAACAGAAAGAACAAAAATTTTAATGAGTTTAGAAAAATGGAGTGGTCTGATAGATTTAAATTTTTTATATCACCTTCTGAAGATAAAAAAATAGAAGCCCTTTATAAAACATTAATAGATCTAAGAACTTACTACCGAAATATTCCTGTTCATGCAAGTCCTACCTTTTTTTTTCAGATGGATGGTTTTGGGCTCATCCCTTCCAATTATGAAACTTTGGAAGTCCCACATATTTCAAAAATATTGATGTATGATGAAAAAGAGCAACTTAAACTAATAGAAGCTATTGAAAATGGTATCTCCTTACTAAAAAATCATGAAAATACTAAGTTTGGTTTTATTTATGCTGAATCTGGCTTGCCAATCCACATTGAAAAAACTGCTGTGGATAAATTGAAATTACATATGGAATCGATGGATTCTTTTAAAGAAGAAATTGAAAGAAGAAATTACCTTCAGGATAGAATAGATAATATGGATATATAACTGGATTTTAAAACTATAATAACTGAACAAAAGCATTGATAGGGACTGGGAAAAGCGGCGCACCATTCGGTTGCGTCACTTTCCCCCAACCCCTCATGCTTGGCGTTAATTTAGGGAGAATTTAAACAAACGGCACAAAAGTCCCATAGGATTTTATGGGTCGATTTGTAAGCATCCAGCCAACTACAGTTTACTGATGAAAACAGACAGATATTCCGTTGTGATACTTTGGGGCAACAGTTTTTGATAATCATCTTCAGTCTGAGCGAGCGGTATTTTTTCAAAAAGAAATCTCAGATATGCATATGGCTCAAGGCCCGCTGATTTTGCTGATTCGACCAGGCTGTAAAGAACAGATGAAGCATGTGCTCCGTTGGGATGCCCAGCGAACAACCAGTTTTTTCTGCCTACGACAAAAGGCCTGATTGCGTTTTCAGCTGCGTTGTTGTCAGGTTTGAGATTTCCGTCTTTAATATAACGGATAAGCCTTTCCCAGTTTGAAAGCGTATATTTCAGAGCCTTGCCAAGCAGACTCGATGGCGGCACCTGAACAACCCTTTTATCCATCCATGACTTGAATTCATCAAGAACAGGCTTTGCCTCGTTCTGGCGCAATTCAAAAATTTCATAAGGAGAAAGTTTTCTGTCAGCTGCGGAACGCTCTATCCTGTAAAGTTTCTGGATATATCCAAGAGCCTGTTCAGCGCTGCCGGTCTTTCCCTTGTCCTTCTTGCCGCGAGCGTCAATGACATCTATGAATTTACGTCTTGCATGACTGAAACAGCCCAGAAGTTTTATTTCCGAATCTTTCTCAAGGCAGTCGTAACCAGCGTAGCCATCGGTCTGGCAATAGCCTTTGTACCCTTCAACAAAATCCTTGGCAACAGAGCCTGATCTTGTCCTGGAATATTGAAAAATAACAGAAGGCTTTTCTGGCGGGCCGCCCCTGAAAACCCACATATACGATTTGGTTTCGTCTGCCCTGTCCTGTTCTTTCAAAACCTGGAGCGTTGTCTCGTCGATATTTATGCATGGGCCTGAAAGAATCTCCATTCTCAGAAGATCGATCATTGGGCCGCATTTTTCCGCAACCTGGATCATCCACGAAGCCATTGTGGATATTGAAATCGTGACTCCGATTCTTTCGAACAGTTTAACCTGACGATAAAGCGGAAGGCTGTCGCAGAATTTGGAAACCACTATCCATGCGAGAAGTCCTGCTGATGGGATTCCCTTGGGGATGATCTGGTCAGGAACAGGCGCGATTTTTACGGTTGGGCCTTCGGATTCTGTTCCTTCACATTTTTTGCAAGCGTACTTGGGCCTGATGTGGCGAATCACCCTTATTTTAGCTGGTATTATGTCAAGTTTTTCGGAAGTTTCCTCTCCAATTTTTTCAAGGCAGGTGCCGCATCCGCAGACTTTTTCGGATTCGGCGATGTCATGAACAACTTCTACGCGCTCGAGCGATTCTGGAAGAGGCTTTCTTTTAGGCTTCACCCTTTTATGGGCAGGAACTTCGATGGTTTCTTCCTTGACTTCTTCAGGAGCCTGTTCTTCGGGAGATTCTGTTTCTGCTTCATTAAAAAGAAGCATCTGAGGATCATTTTCAGGAGCAGGTCTTTTTTCTGTTTTACTCGAAAACACCTGTTTCTGGAGAATGCGGATCTTGCCCTCAAGTTCTTCTATATAGTCAATTACAGGCTGACATTTATCATCAAAAACTTCGGGAGAAGATACCGCAGACTTAAGCGATTCCCTGATTATTGAAGCATTGTCGTGAAGGCTTTTAATTCCTGTTTTCATGCTATTTTTATAGTATAAAAATATATTTATTGTTACTTTTTTCTTTATAAAAGTGAGGAAAAATTCAAGGTTTTATGCGGTTTGAGAGCTGAAATCTCAAGACCATCAAGA
Proteins encoded:
- a CDS encoding type I restriction endonuclease subunit R, translated to MTEDQLEQEALEWLKSIGYSHRYGLDIAPDGSEPERGNYSQVLLVSRLRDAISRLNPLVPLVAREDALQKILNLDTPVLLAANRAFHNMLVNGVPVEYQKDGETRGDFVRLMDFSDVKANEWLAVNQFSIKGAKHTRRPDIILFVNGLPLVLLELKNPADQNADLRKAYDQIQTYKEQIPDVFQYNEILVISDGTDALMGSLSANIERFMAWRTIDGISLDPLGQFNGLETLVRGILAPDCFLDFLRFFVLFEDDGTLVKKIAGYHQFHAVRSAIGQVVSASRPGGSQKGGVVWHTQGSGKSITMTCFAARVMREEAMENPTIVVITDRNDLDGQLFGVFSLSQDLLREQPVQGETRQDLRAKLSNRPSGGIVFATIQKFMPGEDEDSFPVLSDRHNIVVIADEAHRTQYGFEAKFKGDAKGYQVGYAQHLRDALPNATFVAFTGTPVSSEDRDTRAVFGDYIHIYDMQQAKDDGATVAIYFESRLAKLGLNADMLPDIDEEVDELAEDEEDDQQAKLKSKWAALEKVVGADPRIKQVAADLVEHFDERNKAQTGKAMIVAMSRDICVHLYDAIIALRPEWHDEDPEKGMIKVIMTGSASDKPLLRPHIYSKQIKKRLEKRFKAPDDPMRLVIVRDMWLTGFDAPCVHTMYVDKPMKGHNLMQAIARVNRVFRDKQGGLVVDYIGIANDLKQALKEYTASSGRGRPTVDAHEAFAVLEEKLDVLRSMLHDFDYSDFLTSGHSLLAKTANHVLGLKDGKKRFGDTALAMSKAFTLCCTLDEAKAVREEVAFFQAVKVLLTKKEISSKKRADEEREMAIRQIIGSALVSEDVVDIFDAVGLDKPNIGILDDDFLNEVRNLPERNLAVELLERLLEGEIKTRFATNVVQQAKFSELLANVILRYQNRAIETAQVMEELIAMAKKFQEAVGRGEELGLNADELAFYDALANNEEAVLEMGDEVLKKIAHELAENLRKNISVDWSVRDSVRASLRLMVKRILRKYKYPPSKQEEAIKLVLEQAETLSAEWVL
- the tnpC gene encoding IS66 family transposase produces the protein MKTGIKSLHDNASIIRESLKSAVSSPEVFDDKCQPVIDYIEELEGKIRILQKQVFSSKTEKRPAPENDPQMLLFNEAETESPEEQAPEEVKEETIEVPAHKRVKPKRKPLPESLERVEVVHDIAESEKVCGCGTCLEKIGEETSEKLDIIPAKIRVIRHIRPKYACKKCEGTESEGPTVKIAPVPDQIIPKGIPSAGLLAWIVVSKFCDSLPLYRQVKLFERIGVTISISTMASWMIQVAEKCGPMIDLLRMEILSGPCINIDETTLQVLKEQDRADETKSYMWVFRGGPPEKPSVIFQYSRTRSGSVAKDFVEGYKGYCQTDGYAGYDCLEKDSEIKLLGCFSHARRKFIDVIDARGKKDKGKTGSAEQALGYIQKLYRIERSAADRKLSPYEIFELRQNEAKPVLDEFKSWMDKRVVQVPPSSLLGKALKYTLSNWERLIRYIKDGNLKPDNNAAENAIRPFVVGRKNWLFAGHPNGAHASSVLYSLVESAKSAGLEPYAYLRFLFEKIPLAQTEDDYQKLLPQSITTEYLSVFISKL